From Aegilops tauschii subsp. strangulata cultivar AL8/78 chromosome 5, Aet v6.0, whole genome shotgun sequence:
CCGTCAGGTCGCCGCTTGCTGGCGTCATGGGTGACGATGGGTGCACTGTTTCCACACCAGCCCTAGTCAGCGGGTAGGtggggggcactgttgcctcgtcCGATTGActagaggcatgggcggggcactctGGCTCCGGTCATCAGTTGgtggagactcgtcccatcgtaTGTCTAGGATGGGACGGTCGCTGACCCTCAGCCGGGTTGGAGAACATGCCAAGGGCGGTGCTGGCTTGTTGGGGAAGTCTCGAGTTTGGTTGTTGGGGCCGAGTTGAGGAGTCTGGCCGGGTTGGAGAGCTTGGCCGGGTTGAGCGACCTGGCCAAGTGCGAGCCGGATTGAGGGGCGATGCtggccccgttgtttttgaaaaggatccgggtttcgttgcctgcctggggttcatgcccccgacagtagtccccgaagctgtgaaggtccgccGTCTTTGGATGGGAGGGCCTTCACAGTTCCCCCCCCTTGCGGAGGCGAATTTGGTGACCGCCGGGTCaggcaacacccactgtgtgcccGCTTCCGGAAGCCGGATCGCGGCATCCCGCTCATGGCGGGAAACCGAGGAGTTCGACGAATCTTGGGCAATCTTTCGGACCTCACGCGGCCGCCACGTGGCGCCTGGAAGCCAgaggggcctgacaggccacACGCGTGACAGGACGGGGCGACGCCCTGGGGCTCGCCACGGCACACCCTTGGCCAATGCGCGCGGATTTATTGCGGCGTCCGCGGGTCGGTTGCCATTCTCCAAGCAGTTACTACGTGTGTACATGCGCACTTGTTGCGGGGAAGTGGGAGGGGCGAGCGCAAACGATCCCACTTCACCACGTTTCAAATCGTGGCCTATAAATTGGGGGCGAAGGGAGCGGCGGAGATCATTCACGCCCACGCTTCCCTGCCTCTTCATCCTCCCTCTGCTTCTTGCGACCGCCGCTAGCTGCGACGCCCGCTGATTCGAGCAGAGCTTCATCGCCATCTTCTTTCTTCTCTCCTCCGCGCTCGCGTGATGGCGCTGCCGTCAGGCTCGTGGATGGGATCGACCATCACTCTTGACGACATCGCCTATCTCCGCGACACCAGGTGCCTGCCGGGGGCGGCGGAGGTCGAGGCGCGCCTCCCGTAGGGCGAGCGGGAGCCGCGGCCCGAGGGCTCGTAGCGCGTGGTCTTCCTCCCGCACTTCAAGCGCGGGTTCGGTCTTCCCCGCGAGCGGCTTCTTCCGCGACATTctggagttcttcgggctccagccCCATCATCTTGGCACCGGCGCCATTGTGCAGCTGTCGggcttcgtcaccctctgcgaggggtacctgggggtcgagCCCTCGATCGACCTCTGGGTACGCTTCTTCTCCCTGAAGCAGCAGGGGCCGAAGGCCGGGGAGATGTCCGAGTGCGgggccgccgtcatcaccaagcGGTCGGGCGCCGACTGCTCGAGGATGCCGctggaggattctgccaagaaATGGCAGAATTCTTTCTTCTACGTTCGCAACCTCGGCGCGGACCGCATCAATCCGCCGTTGTTCATCAACTCGCCGCCGTGGGGGAAGCAGAACTGGGGGTACTACCCCAAGTACCCATCGCAGGAGGTGCTCAACTTGTGCGAGCGGGTGTCGGTGATGAAGGAGCGGGAGAAGCTCACCGGCACCGACCTCATCACCGCCTTCATCGTCCGACAAGTGCTGCCGCTGCAGTAGCGCAACCACCTCATCGGCCAGATGACCGGCCTACAGGACCCCAACCGCATGGCGAACACGCGGCTGGCAGCAGACCAGGTCGCGCGCCAGgtcaacgacatctccaaggccaaccTGAGGGTTGACTGGGAGTTCGGGAAGGCCCCATACAACCATGCGAACCCGGCACCGTTGGTGAGTCCCTGGTCTCCGTACTTCGCTGTTGCTTATCTTCTTGTTCGCCCCGACGCGACGCAGGAGGTGCTTCTGAATGCCATCCGGCATCCTTACGACCGGGCGCGGGCGCAGGTGGTGCGCGTTGCCTCGGAGGAGCCTGAGGCCCATGGCGGAGGGGAGGTGGCGGCCGCCGACGCGGGTGCGGGGCGCCGAGCGGGTGAGTCTTGTTTTTATTTCTTGAGTCGCCGGTTGTGGGACGGTATTGGGGGTGCTGACGCGGGCCGTTGGTGTAGCAGTGccgggtggaggaggcggcggcgcggccggaGCCGGGTCGTCTCGGGGAGCGGCGACGGCGAGACGGCCGCATGGGAAGGACATCGTCACGCCACAGGCCCCGACCGCGAAGCGCGCGGCAGACCCGGCCGGAGGTGCAAAGCCGCCCACCAAGAGGAGACGCGGCGCTCTGCAGGAGAGGGCGGCGAGGCCCGCCGTTCCCATGGTGCCGGGGTGGGTGCCCTTTTTGTTCGAACCGAGTTGCCGAGCGACTCTGCTTGACTTCGTGTACTCATTTTTGTCTTGTGTTTTAGGTCGCCGATCTCGTTGGCACTGGCAGCGGCGGACGCGGCGTCCGCTGAGGGCGCCACGTTCCGGAGGAGCCGGTCCGGCACCGTTGACCGGGACAAGGAGGAGGAGCGGGCGGACCCGGACTTTGGCCTGGACCCGGCCGACGCCGATGGCCTGGCCTGGCGGGACCGGAACCGGGCCGAGGCGGAACTGGAGGCGGCGTCGACCCAGGCCTGGGTCAGTGCCGCGGCGACGTGGGCACGAGCCGGCATGGCCGGAGATGCCGGCGGGGACAGTGGTGGCGGCGACGGTCTTCGTGTCATCGTCGGAGGGGGAGCACGGCCAAGGCGGCCGTGCAGACGTGATGGACCTCGACCGGGAGGTCGTGGTTGTTGGGGACGGCACCCCGCCGCGGACCGACATGGTCGAGCGGGCGGGTGTCGATGGAGGCGGCGGTGAAGCCGTCTTGGGGGAGGCGGCACGGATGGCGCCGGAGGGAGCGTCCCGGACGCCGGCGAGCGAGGCGCCGCGGGTGGTGGAGCCTCAAGCCACTCTGCCCATCGAGCCGGCGTTGGTGCCGGAGAGGGCGCTGGAGAAGGTGCCGGCATCAGGGGACGCGGCCGGTGGAGAGCACGCCCTGGCGCTCAGGCCCGGAGGACGCCGGGTCGCCGGGCCGCAGCCGTCACGGAGCGGGACCAGCGAGGTCCCTTCGGACCTCCAACCCAGGAGGAGGCGGTGATGGCCGCCATGACCCGTCGCCTGCGAGGGCGGACGGACCGGATCCAGGCCTTTGCCTAGGCCGAGGTCGAGGCGACGCAGGAGCTGGAGCGCGCCGTCTTCGTAAGTTTTCATTTGCGTTCTGCTTTTCTCTTATCGTTGCTTCTCctttgtgggggcgcgccagcgcacccactgggtgtagcccccgagattcgggccaactgcatagcagttgggtcgaatcttatcTTGCTGGCTTGCGTTGATCGTTGccttctgatacgtctccaacgtatctataatttatgaagtattcatgctattttattatctgttttgaatgattacgggctttattatacacttttatattacttttgggactaacctactaaccggaggcccatcccataTTGCTGTTTTATTGCCTGTTTCAGtatttcaaagaaaaggaatatcaaacggagtccaaacggaatgaaaccttcgggagcatgatttttggaacgaacatgatccgggagacttggagtacaagccagggaagcttcgaggaggCCAGGAGATAGGACGACGCCCCTTCCttcctgggcgcgcccctgtctcttgggcccctcgagcgtcccccgaccgacttctttcacctatatattccCGTATACCCCAAAACCATCAGAAACGAAgatagatctggagttccgccgccgcaagcctctgtagccaccaaaaacctctcgggagcccgttccagcaccctgccggagggggaacccatcaccgatggccatcttcatcatcccggcgctctcaatgacgaggagggagtagttcaccctcggggctgagggtatgtactagtagctatgtgtttgatctctctctctctctctctcgtgttctctctatggcacgatcttgatgtatcgcgagctttgctattatagttggatcttatgatgtttcttccccctctactctcttgtaatggattgagttttccctttgaagttatcttgttGGATTgggtctttaaggatttgagaacacttgatgtatgtcttgccgtgcttatctgtggtgacaatgggatatcacgtgatccacttgatgtatgttttggtgatcaacttgcgggttccgcccatgaacctatgcataggggttggcacacgttttcgtcttgactctccggtagaaactttggggcactctttgaagtactttgtgttggttgaatagatgaatctgagatcgtgtgatgcatatcgtataatcatgcccacggatacttgaggtgacaatggagtatctaggtgacattagggttttggttgatttgtgtcttaaggtgttattctagtacgaactcttgaatagattgatccgaaagaataactttgaggtggtttcgtaccctaccataatctcttcgtttgttctctgctattagtggctttggagtgactctttgttgcatgttgagggatagttatatgatccaattatgttattattgttgagagaaccactagtgaaagtatgaaccctaggccttgtttcctaccattgcaataccgtttacgctcacttttattattagttaccttgctgtttttatatttttcatattacaaaaacctatatctactatccatattgcacttgtatcaccatctcttcgccgaactagtgcacctatacaatttaccattgtattgggtgtgttggggacacaagagactctttgttatttggttgcagggttgcttgagagagaccatcttcatcctacgcctcccacggattgataaaccttaggtcatccacttgagggaaatttgctactgtcctacaaacctgtgcacttgcaggcccaacaacgtctacaagaagaaggttgtgtagtaggcATCACCTTCTGCAGCAACTGGACTCCTACCGGGCCAGTGTCTTCAACCGGCTCCTCGAGACGCACCGGCGTCTCAAGGAAAAGCTCGCCGCCAGGGAGGAGGAGCTCTGCATTGCGGCAGGTACTTCTCTTTCATGCTCTTTtctagtgggggcgcgctagcgcacccactgggtgtagccccagAGATTTGGGCCAACTGCGTaatagttgggtcgaatcttaaaaTAGTACTTTGTTACTGAGTTCTTCTTCTGCAGCTGAGGTGCTTTCTTGGAGGACCCGGCTGATTCGGGCCAGTTTTCACTATGACCGGCTTGTTGCAGACACCGGCCGGCTTGGAGCCGAGGTGGAGAAGGCGAGGGCGGAGGCAACGGGAGCCCAACAGGTGCTCGACGAGGCCAGCCGGCTGCAGGAGCAGCTGGCGGGCGACAAGGGCCGCCTCGAAGCCGAGGTGGAGCACCTCAAGGCGGAGGCCGCCAAAGTTGTGGAGGCGCAACAGGCCCTTGCCGAGGCGGACCAGCAACGCGGCAAGCTGGCCGACGACAAGGGACagctccaggccgaggtggagcgcctGAAGGTGCTGGTGGCCATGGCGGAGGAGACCCGGCAGGGGGAGACCCAGCGCCGCGAGGAGGCCGTGAAGGCGGCCGAGgacaaggacgccgagctgaaggcggcccTTGCCAAAGGTCGCTGATCTGGAGAAGACACTCCAGGAGCGCGACCGCACCGTCGCCCGGGAGCGGCGCGGTACGTTGCTCGAAGCGCAGCACCTTgaagagtccttctccagtaagtgctttCCTTTGGTTTCGTTGTTGCCGGGTTGGGACCCCGGCTTTTCTTCCTTGGTGATTTTCTTCTAACTTGCTTTTCTTTCCGACAGGGACCTTCCCAGAGACCCGTCAACTGGCGGAGGAGGCGTTCCGCTTTCAGCGCGACCCGCAAGGGATCGTCGGCTCTCGGACTGACCCGCGGGTGGCCTGGACCTTCTCGAAGATCGTGACCGCCGCCGAAGCCCGTCTGCGAGTCTTGAGCGAGCAGATGGGGCGGCTCTCTAAGGCCGGCACGGCGATGACGGCGGCCTTCTGGCCGGGTTCCGTTGCGTCGAACAACTTCATGTGGCTGGCACGCTGGTTGGAGGCGGGTCCAGAGCGGCTCCATGACCGGCGGGTTTCCGCCGCTCGTGCTGGCACCGAGATGGCGCTCAGGTTCGCGATGTCTTGGCATCCAGACCTGTCGCTGGACGCGCTGATGGGCCAGTGAGCCGGCTTGGAGAGCCAGCTGTAGGCGGAGACCGGCCGGATTGCTGGACGAGCCAGCTACATCGCCAGGTTCGCCTTCCATGACGAGTTCCGGCCGGAGTGGGCGAAAGACGGCGGAGTCGTGCCTGCTGACGACTACAGCTTGCTTCTGGATGACCCGGAGGGCAGCTATGAGGAGATGGGCATCTACCGCGACGCGGACGCCGGGGAGGAGGATACCGGTACCTCAGCGCATCCGGGAGCTGCGCGGTCCGGCGATGGGAACGCCTGATTTTTAACTTAGTAAAAATTTCTATTAGGTAGCgggtccacccacccactgggggttaACTGGGTGTAAAGAACTCTGGCCTTGGGCCTGTTTGAATTTATGATGTATGCATTGCGTGAATGTTTGCGCCTTTGCTTTTCGTTTTTGGAGCCGTTTTCTTGCTACCTTCCCCCTTTGGGTCCCCCCCCCACCGTGAGTCTgacggccgaggctccggtccgtgacaagggGTTCGGCCTTTGAGAGGAGCGCGCAATACTTAGGCTTTCGAAACGTTGAGCatgagcgaaacacccactgggccggctggcggcaatccggcggggccgggttggcGAGTAGCCGGTCGTGCGACAACTTAAGGTGGTGAGGCCGGGTTGAGCGACCCGGCGGTATGCAGGAACTTCGTGGGTGCCTGTGCCTTTGCTTTCCGTTTTTGGAGCCGTTTtcttgcaactttccccctttgggttgcccccccccccccgcgagtctgacggccgaggctccggtccgtgacaagggGTTCGGCCTTTGAGAGGAGTGCGCAATACTTAGGCTTTCGAAACGTTGAGCgtgagcgaaacacccactgggccggctggcggcaatccggcggggccgggttggcgagcagccggtcgtgcggAAACTTAAAGTGGCAGGGCCGGGTTGGGCGACCCGACGGTCCTTGACTTAGTGTTCGTGGCGTGTTGGTGCTTTTGGTCTCATGTGCTTGCCAGCCAACAGCTGAACACCGGTTCTGCGTCTTAGGGCGAAGTGAGAGGCCGTGGAGATCCAACGCGTCAGGAGCCGCTAAGGGGAACAGCGGGTGGCCAagccggccagcccccgagcccccgggTCGAGCGAGTCGAGCCGATGGCCGGGTTGGCTTAAGAGTAAAGTAATGCACAAATGTAGGAGACACAATAGCTTGGTCGCAAAAGGGGCAGCCCTCGAGCGTCGTTCGGGGACCCCATAGTTTTCAGATGATTACAAAAGGCAGTGATACATACATGCACACGGCTAACTGTAAAACGGGCGGAGGAGCTCTGCATTCCATGGCCGGGTTGTTTCTTCACCGGCGGTGTCCCTCTTGCGCTTGTTTGTCTTGcgggcgtcgatgaggtagtacgcgttgcggtcgcacagggccttgctgacgatgaaggggccctcccaaGGGGAGGACAACTTGTGCTGGCCGGTCTGCTCTTGGACGAGCCGGAGGACGAGGTCTCCCTCGCGGAAagcgaggggcttgatcttcttgctgtggtaatacctcaggccttgctggtagatggctgaGCGACTGAGCGCTAGGAGACGTGCTTCTTCGAGTAGGTCGATGCCGTCCTCGCGAGCTTCCTTTACTTTGGCTTTCGTGTACATTGTGACGTGCGGCGAGTCGAGCTCGACgtcggtcgggatgacggcttctgctccgtagacgaggaagaaaggggtgaacccggtcgaccTATTTGGCGTAGTGcggagactccagaggacggccggaaACTCGTCACGCCAACTGCCGGGTGAACGGATGAGGGGCTCGACGAGTCGCGGTTTGATGCCGGATAGGATGAGGCCGTTGGCCCGCTCGACCTAGCCGTTGGACTACGGATGTGCAATGAAAGCCaggtcgaggcggatgccggagacggagcagtactgcgcgagcgcgcccttggcgaagttggCGAAGTTGGCGTCGTTGTCCGTGATGATGCTGTTTGGCATGCCGTAGCGCACCGCGATGTCTTGGGCGAATCGAACGGTCGCCGGCCCGTCCAGCTTTTTGATCGGccttgcttcgatccacttggtgaacttgtccaccgccaccagcagatgcgtcatgccgcctcgagcggtcttgaagggccccaccatgtcgagtccccagaccgcgaagggccaggcgATCGGGATGGTCCGGAGTGCTGATGCCGGCTGGTGGCTGCGCTTGCTGAAGCGTTGGCATCCTTCACACTTGAGGACGAGTGACTCCGCGTCTTcgagggccgtgggccagtagaaaccatgacggaaagctttggccaccaGGGAACGCGCAGCGGCGTGGTGCCCGCACTCGCCTTGgtgtatgtcgaggaggatctCGATGCCCCTGTCCCGCTCGATGCAGCGCTGAAAAACGCCTGTGGAGCTGCGCTTGACGAGCTTGTTGTTGATGATGTTGTAGGCGAACGCTCGGCGCTACACTTGCCGGGCTtcggtctcgtccatggggagCACCCCGTTCTCCAGGAACTCCGAGATGGGCAGGGCCCAAGATGGTGCCGTGACCACGGCGAAGACGGCCACTACGGCGGGTTCCGGGGCGGTAGCCCCCGAGCCGGGTTCAGCAGCCCCTGGGTCGGGGACGGCGGTGGCCGGGTCGGCtggagcagtccccgggccgggttgaggcgcggccgggtcggctggggcagtccccgggccgggttgaggcGCGGCCGGGTCGGCTGGGGCAGTCCCCAGGCGGGGTTGAGGCGCGGCCGGGTCGGCtggagcagtccccgggccgggttgaggcGCGGCTGGGTCGGCTGGGACGTGGATAGACTCAGAGTCCGGAGACAGCTTGACGGACGGCTTGTGCAGATGCTCGAGAGAGACGCCGGACGGAATGGACCGTCGGGACGAGGCGATCTTGGCGAGTGTGTCGGCCGCCTCATTCTCTGCGCGCGGGACGTGGAGGAACTCACAACCCGCGAAGAATCCAGATTGCTTTTGGACGatgaagcggtagcttgccatgttggagTCGTGGGCGTCCCACTCGCCGGAGCACTGCTGCACAACCAGGTCCGAGTCGCCGAAGCATAGGATGCAccggatgccgagttccttggcgagccggaggccgtgcacaagggcttcatactgggcgacgttgttggaggcgacgaagtggatctgcagtgcATATTTGAGCCGGTCTCCCTTGGGGGAGGACAACACGATTCCGGCCCCCAGGCCGAGTCGCATCTtcgagccatcgaagtgcatgcgcCAGTGCGTCGAGTCCAGTggcggcggcaggtactgggtctcggtccagtcgacgaggaagtcagcCAGAGCCTGGGACTTGATCGTGGTGCGGGGCTCGTAAaggatggtgtggccggctagctCGAGCGCCCACTTGGCGACCCGGCCAGAGGCATCCCGGCACCCGATGATTTCACCGAGAGGGGCCGTGCTGACCACGGTGACGACATGCTCTTGGAAGTACTACTTCAacttcttggcggtgaagtacacgccgtaacccatcttctggtagtgcgggtagttctgcttcgaggcgaagagcacctcgctcaggtagtagacgGGACGTTGGATGGCTTGGACCTTGTccttctctggtcgctcgaccaccaTCAACGTGCTGACCGACCGCGAGGTTGTGGCGATATAGAGCAACAACGGCTCCTTCTTGGCCGGTGCGGCCAGGACtggtgcggtggagagcatgcgcttgagatCCCGGAAAGCCTCATCCGCCTGGTCGTTCCATTCGAACGACGttgtcttcttcatcagctgataCAGGGGCAGcgccctctcgcccagccggctgaggaaccggctgaccgaggccaagcagTCGGTGAATTTCTGGACATCGCGCAGCCGAGACGGCTTGCGTATgtgctcgatggccttgatcttctccgggttcgcctcaatGCCGCGCTTCGAGACAaggaagccgagtagctttccggccgggacgccgaaaacgcatttttctgggttgagcttgacctTGTACTCGTGCAGGTTGGCGAAGGTCTCCTTCAAATcgtcgaggagcgtgaggtgctTCATGGTCTTCACCATGATGTCGTCCACGTAAACGTGGATATTGCGGTCGAGTTGTGGCAGCaagcatttctgcatgcagcgctggaaAGTGGCGCTGACGTTCTTCAGgccgaacgacatggtgatgtagcaatacgccccaaagggcgtgatgaaggatGTCTTCAGGGCGTCAgccgggtccagcttgatctgatgatagccggagtaagcatccaggaaggacaggagctcacaccCGGCGGTGGAGTCAATGACTTGGTCGATTCGCGGGAGGGCGAAcgggtctttggggcaggccttgttcaggctggtgtagtcgatacacatgcgccaggtcttgttcttcttcaggacgaggattggtttggccagccactcggggtgaaacacttccatgACGAAGCTGGCCGCCAAAAGCTTGGCAAATTCTTCACGGATggtccttctcttctcttcgtAAAAGCATCGTAGGGGTTGACggacaggcttggcgtccttgcggatgtggagtttgtgctcggcgtacttcctcgggatacccggcatgtcctttggggtccatgcaaagatatcccgattctcacggaggaagtcgacgagctcgccttcctatttgctgtcgaggcgggTGCCCACGATAACGTACTTGCTACAGCTGGGGTCTTCCGGGTTCAGCTTCACCTTCTTGGTTTCCTTGGAGGGCTTGAACGCGGCCTCGTCGGCCGGCTCCTTAGCCGGGACCTGCGCGGCCGACGCCTCTTGGGCCAAGGCGACGATCCAGTCGAGTTGGCACCGCTCCTCGGCTACGACCAGCGACTCGGCTAGCTTGGCGCCATCTCGGGCGCAGTCCAGGGACTTGCGGTAGTCGCCGGTGACGGTGATGAGGCCCTTCGGACCCGGTAGCTTCATCTTCAAGTAGGCGTAGTGGGgggccgccatgaacttggcgagcgtGGGCCAGCCCAGCAGTGCATGGTACGCgctggacaggtccaccacctcgaaccagataGGCTCGTGTCGGAAGTGGCTGCTATCGCCGAACAGGACGTCGAGCCGGATCCGACCGATCAGAGAGCAGGAGAGGCCGGGAACGATGCCGTGGAAGATCGTCCGGGTCGGCTCCAGGTCTTTGGCCTCGAGGCCGAGCTTGGTTAgggtgtcgcggtagaggatgttgatgctgctgccgccgtcgacGAGAACCCGGGAGAACTTGCACGTGCGCCGGGGCACGACGATGGTGGGGTCGAGGATGAGGGCGTAACCACCCGGGTTCGGCATGATGGCCGGGTGGTCCTCCCGGGTCCAGGTGACCGGGCGTTCCGACCAATGCATGTATTCCGTCTTGGCTGGGATGACGGTGTTCACCTCCTACTGAAGGAGGCGctcgctgcgcttgtcgtcgccgAGACTGGTCAAGACGACGTAGGTCGCGTTCTGAGCCGGGTAGGGGTCGTCGCGCATCACGTCGCCGGCTGGAGGCGGTGGTGGAGGCGGCTGCCCTGCTCCCGGAGTCGGAGCGTGTGCGTGGACGGCCTTACGCTgctgtggtgcttgcagggaGTGTCGAGCATCTCCTCGAAGCTCATGGCGGGCTGCCATGTCGTTTTGCCGGTGTTCTGGCGTTTGGCGGCCGGGTCGGTCGCGGGCGCCTGCTCGGCGGCCGCAACGAGCCGGTTGTCGTAGAGCTGGGCCGGTTGATCGaccttgcgcttgttgttctgcTGGTTGTGCTGCTGCCGGCTTCCTTCGCCGGCTGGCTTCGGAGGGGGAACCGGCTTAGCTTTGCCGGCTTCATCCAGtgccacctggatcttcatggcggagtcggc
This genomic window contains:
- the LOC109769602 gene encoding uncharacterized protein, with protein sequence MPNPGGYALILDPTIVVPRRTCKFSRVLVDGGSSINILYRDTLTKLGLEAKDLEPTRTIFHGIVPGLSCSLIGRIRLDVLFGDSSHFRHEPIWFEVVDLSSAYHALLGWPTLAKFMAAPHYAYLKMKLPGPKGLITVTGDYRKSLDCARDGAKLAESLVVAEERCQLDWIVALAQEASAAQVPAKEPADEAAFKPSKETKKVKLNPEDPSCSKYVIVGTRLDSK